A single region of the Phycisphaerae bacterium RAS1 genome encodes:
- the barA_1 gene encoding Signal transduction histidine-protein kinase BarA: MFGQLASNNLDYVVFVVVSIGVFIFFVGRTRALTFEPASKFFAAAALVIVLVAGQFLVNWAGQREKQRLRTTLEVFAPLYADELQRLGHARITLDTPPDDPTYLELVEAQVRWLRVNAIAADIYTVRRLPDGKRVFIVDSETDYNRNGRYDDVRESRTRIGFPFDDEDPALERALAGEITFDEQLIADPWGTWISAWAPLRDKGGRVEAAVGVDYPAAQWLDAIARARFAMIGVLAAMEAVALGLVSFFAVLRAEVRLAERARLDMQQSKVAAETANQAKTQFLASMSHELRTPLNAIIGYAELLQEEAEELGAATITADLKKIHGAGKHLLGLINEVLDLSKIEAGKMQLHLEPFDVRLLIDNVVSTVVPLIRQKGNRLDLDCPADVGTMHSDATKLRQSLFNLISNAAKFTRDGTVRLEVERRVSESGIDWMSFRVIDTGIGMTAEQQGRLFEAYAQAASSTASRYGGTGLGLAITRRFCRLMGGDVIVRSELGKGSTFEISLPALVIETKGSTAVKAVSPAMLEHLSGSGA; this comes from the coding sequence ATGTTCGGCCAGCTCGCCAGCAACAACCTGGACTACGTCGTATTCGTCGTTGTTTCGATCGGCGTCTTCATCTTCTTTGTGGGCCGCACGCGGGCGCTGACGTTCGAGCCCGCGTCGAAGTTCTTCGCCGCCGCCGCGCTGGTGATCGTGCTGGTTGCCGGGCAGTTCCTGGTCAACTGGGCCGGACAGCGCGAGAAGCAGCGCCTGAGAACCACGCTCGAAGTCTTCGCGCCCCTGTACGCGGATGAGTTGCAGCGGCTCGGCCACGCGCGCATCACGCTCGACACGCCCCCGGACGACCCGACCTATCTGGAGTTGGTGGAGGCCCAGGTCCGCTGGCTGCGGGTCAACGCGATCGCGGCCGACATCTACACCGTCCGCAGGCTGCCGGACGGCAAACGCGTCTTCATCGTCGATTCCGAAACCGACTACAACCGCAACGGCCGGTACGACGACGTGCGCGAAAGCCGCACGCGCATCGGCTTCCCCTTCGACGACGAAGACCCGGCCCTCGAACGCGCCCTGGCCGGCGAGATCACCTTCGACGAGCAGTTGATCGCCGACCCGTGGGGCACCTGGATCAGCGCCTGGGCGCCGCTGCGCGACAAAGGCGGGCGCGTGGAGGCGGCGGTCGGCGTCGACTACCCCGCCGCCCAGTGGCTCGACGCCATCGCCCGCGCCCGCTTCGCGATGATCGGCGTCCTGGCGGCGATGGAGGCGGTCGCGCTCGGGCTGGTGTCGTTCTTCGCCGTGCTGCGGGCCGAGGTGCGCCTGGCCGAACGGGCGCGGCTCGACATGCAGCAATCCAAAGTCGCCGCCGAAACGGCCAACCAGGCCAAGACCCAGTTTCTGGCCAGCATGAGCCACGAGCTGCGCACGCCGCTGAACGCCATCATCGGCTACGCCGAGCTGCTTCAGGAAGAGGCCGAGGAGCTGGGGGCCGCCACGATCACCGCCGACCTGAAAAAGATCCACGGCGCCGGCAAACACCTGCTCGGGCTGATCAACGAAGTGCTGGACCTTTCCAAGATCGAAGCCGGGAAAATGCAGCTCCATCTCGAGCCGTTTGACGTCCGGCTGCTGATCGACAACGTCGTCTCGACGGTCGTGCCGCTGATTCGCCAGAAGGGCAATCGTCTCGACCTGGATTGCCCGGCCGACGTAGGCACCATGCACAGCGACGCCACCAAGCTGCGGCAAAGCCTCTTTAACCTCATCAGCAACGCCGCCAAGTTTACGCGCGACGGCACGGTGCGGCTGGAGGTCGAGCGGCGCGTCTCCGAGAGCGGGATCGACTGGATGTCTTTCCGCGTCATCGACACGGGCATCGGCATGACCGCCGAGCAGCAGGGCCGCCTCTTCGAGGCCTATGCGCAGGCGGCGTCGTCAACGGCCAGCCGTTATGGCGGCACCGGCCTGGGCCTGGCGATCACGCGCCGTTTCTGCCGGCTGATGGGCGGCGACGTGATCGTGCGCAGTGAACTTGGCAAGGGCAGCACGTTTGAAATCTCGCTGCCGGCGCTGGTGATCGAAACGAAGGGCAGCACGGCGGTGAAGGCGGTGAGTCCGGCGATGCTGGAGCATCTTTCAGGGTCCGGAGCCTGA
- the epsF_1 gene encoding putative glycosyltransferase EpsF produces the protein MRVMLLVTDLERGGTPLRLARLAHGLRELGVEVAVGCLAPPGPVSRELDADGIQTFACGAGSARDVAAILRLAGHVRRIRPDLIHSTLTHANVAARLVGFLLGVPVITSTATIEMERRWHAPVERLTAFLDRGHIVNSAALAAHVVQSFGRRVENVFVTPPLIATVGDRLDRSVARAALGIEPSAFVLAWAGRLDPVKRVDLLIRCTELLESSTQLLIAGDGPDCGRIASLAAASPATGRVRLLGWQRDLSTLYSAADALVFPSRTEGLPNVVMEAMAFGLPVVASDIPPHRELAGDSPRLALVGGEDAADWAAAVHRLRADLAAAAAMALLARRYTAPFQHAACCAAATIRVYETVTSKR, from the coding sequence GTGCGCGTCATGCTGCTGGTCACCGACCTGGAGCGCGGCGGGACGCCGCTGCGGCTGGCGCGGCTGGCGCACGGGTTGCGCGAGCTCGGCGTCGAGGTGGCGGTCGGCTGCCTGGCCCCGCCGGGGCCGGTCAGCCGCGAGCTGGACGCGGATGGAATCCAGACGTTCGCCTGCGGCGCGGGCAGCGCGCGGGATGTTGCGGCGATTCTGCGGCTGGCGGGGCATGTTCGGCGAATTCGACCCGATCTGATTCACAGCACGCTGACGCACGCGAACGTAGCCGCGCGGCTGGTCGGTTTCCTGCTGGGCGTGCCGGTGATCACGTCGACGGCGACGATCGAAATGGAGCGGCGTTGGCATGCGCCCGTTGAGCGTCTGACGGCGTTTCTGGATCGCGGGCACATTGTGAACAGCGCGGCGCTGGCGGCGCACGTGGTGCAGTCGTTCGGCCGTCGGGTTGAGAACGTGTTCGTGACGCCGCCGTTGATTGCGACGGTTGGTGATCGCTTGGATCGGTCCGTCGCCCGCGCCGCGCTGGGGATCGAACCGAGCGCGTTTGTCCTGGCCTGGGCCGGGCGGCTCGATCCGGTGAAGCGCGTTGACCTCCTGATTCGCTGCACCGAATTGCTTGAGAGCAGTACGCAGCTACTGATTGCCGGCGACGGACCCGACTGCGGGCGAATCGCGTCGCTAGCCGCGGCCAGCCCGGCGACGGGCCGTGTTCGGCTCCTCGGCTGGCAGCGCGACCTCTCGACGCTCTACTCGGCCGCCGACGCGCTGGTCTTTCCGTCGCGTACAGAGGGGCTGCCGAATGTGGTCATGGAGGCGATGGCCTTCGGTTTGCCGGTGGTCGCCAGCGACATCCCGCCGCACCGCGAACTCGCCGGTGACTCGCCGCGGCTGGCGCTGGTCGGGGGCGAAGATGCCGCGGACTGGGCCGCCGCGGTCCACCGGCTGCGTGCCGACCTGGCCGCGGCCGCCGCGATGGCGTTGCTAGCGCGGCGATACACAGCGCCGTTTCAACATGCCGCGTGCTGCGCCGCAGCGACCATTCGCGTGTACGAAACCGTCACGTCGAAACGGTAG
- the murQ gene encoding N-acetylmuramic acid 6-phosphate etherase, with product MNDRGHLLTEQHNPRSAELDRLSIADAFDVMNAEDAQVAAAVAAAKPQIVAAVEVVAGCLKRGGRLIYVGAGTSGRLGVLDAAECPPTFLSDPKQIVGVIAGGDEALKRSIENAEDSPDDGAKRMADLMVGPRDAVFGIAAGGTTPFVHGALREARQRRAATVFLACVPRDHAGDEADISIRVLTGPEALSGSTRLKAGVATKMVLNAISTLTMVQLGKVYQNLMVDVNARGCSKLVDRAIRTAAGATGLPRDAAQRLLESADWHVKTAIVMHKLGVSRDDARRRLDAAEGHVRRVLAGAE from the coding sequence ATGAACGACCGTGGTCACCTGCTGACTGAGCAGCACAACCCCCGCTCCGCCGAGCTGGATCGGCTCTCGATCGCGGACGCTTTCGACGTGATGAACGCCGAGGACGCGCAGGTCGCCGCCGCTGTCGCCGCCGCCAAGCCGCAGATCGTCGCGGCGGTTGAAGTCGTCGCGGGATGTTTGAAACGCGGCGGGCGGCTGATCTACGTGGGGGCGGGAACGAGCGGGCGATTGGGTGTGCTCGACGCGGCCGAGTGCCCGCCGACGTTCCTGAGCGATCCGAAGCAGATCGTCGGCGTGATCGCCGGCGGCGACGAAGCCCTGAAACGCTCGATCGAAAACGCCGAGGACAGCCCCGACGACGGCGCGAAGCGCATGGCCGACCTGATGGTCGGGCCGCGCGACGCCGTCTTTGGCATCGCGGCGGGCGGCACGACGCCGTTTGTTCACGGCGCGCTGCGCGAAGCCCGGCAGCGGCGGGCAGCGACCGTGTTTCTGGCGTGCGTCCCGCGCGACCACGCCGGCGACGAAGCGGACATTTCGATTCGCGTGCTGACCGGCCCGGAGGCGCTCAGCGGCTCGACGCGACTGAAAGCGGGTGTGGCCACGAAGATGGTGCTGAACGCGATCAGCACGCTGACGATGGTGCAGCTCGGCAAGGTCTATCAGAACCTCATGGTTGATGTGAACGCTCGCGGCTGCTCAAAGCTGGTCGATCGAGCCATTCGCACCGCCGCCGGCGCGACCGGCCTGCCGCGCGACGCCGCCCAGCGCCTGCTCGAATCCGCCGACTGGCACGTCAAGACCGCCATCGTGATGCACAAGCTCGGCGTCTCGCGCGACGACGCCCGCCGCCGGCTCGACGCGGCCGAAGGCCATGTCCGCCGTGTCCTCGCCGGCGCGGAGTAA
- a CDS encoding D-arabitol-phosphate dehydrogenase produces the protein MKQILQHLRSGEIEIADVPCPAVRPGHLLVQSACSLISAGTERMLVEFSRASLLAKARSQPEKVKQVLTKIRTDGLLPTLEAVFSRLDEPLPLGYCNVGRVVEVGRDVSGFNVGDRVASNGPHAEMVCVPATLAAKVPDNVNDEAASFAVLSSISLHGIRLMQPTFGETFAVIGLGLLGIVSVQLLRAHGCTVIGIDVNPTRCELARQFGCEAFATSEGADPVKAAEAFSGGRGVDGVLIAASAKTDEIMHQAAQMCRKRGRIVLVGVVGLNLRRSDFYEREISFQVSCSYGPGRYDPLYEGQNRDYPLPYVRWTVARNLEAILGGMSNGWLNVEPMITRKLPLADAGGAYDSILKDSSVLGVVLRYPEQPPPLSRSIKLAGKKSTASGGRARVAVVGAGNFTKIMLLPAIRASGAALKSVASAGGVTSLHAGRKFEAEEASTDYRAVFESPEVDAVFITTRHGAHASMVCEALAAGKHVFVEKPLAIDPEGLDRVRAAYAARPDRQLMVGFNRRFAPHTVKARELLAGRSQPISICAMVNAGHIPAEHWTQDAGNGGGRIIGEGCHFIDLLLHLVGHPITSVQAVMFGEQGAATRDDKMSINLTFADGSIGTIHYWANGGKAFAKERIEIFSEGRVLAIDNWRRMHGYDWPAVPRMSITQDKGHKAEVAAFVARVSRGGAALIPFEELELVTRASFAAVQAAREGVTIRL, from the coding sequence ATGAAACAAATCCTCCAGCACCTGCGCAGCGGCGAAATCGAGATCGCTGACGTGCCCTGTCCGGCGGTTCGCCCCGGCCATCTGCTCGTGCAGTCGGCGTGCAGCCTGATTTCCGCCGGAACGGAGCGGATGCTGGTCGAATTCAGCCGGGCGAGCCTGCTGGCCAAGGCGCGATCGCAGCCGGAGAAAGTAAAGCAGGTGCTGACGAAGATCCGCACCGACGGGCTGTTGCCGACGCTGGAGGCGGTTTTCAGCCGGCTGGATGAGCCGCTGCCGCTGGGCTACTGCAACGTCGGCCGCGTGGTCGAGGTGGGGCGCGACGTGAGCGGGTTCAACGTCGGCGATCGCGTCGCCAGCAACGGGCCGCACGCGGAAATGGTGTGCGTGCCGGCGACGCTGGCCGCGAAAGTGCCCGACAATGTCAACGACGAGGCCGCCAGCTTCGCCGTGCTCAGCTCGATCTCGCTGCACGGCATCCGGCTGATGCAGCCGACGTTTGGCGAAACGTTCGCCGTCATTGGCCTGGGACTGCTCGGCATCGTCTCGGTGCAGCTTCTGCGGGCGCATGGCTGCACGGTGATCGGCATCGATGTCAACCCGACCCGCTGCGAGCTGGCCCGTCAGTTCGGCTGCGAGGCGTTCGCCACGAGCGAAGGGGCCGACCCGGTGAAGGCGGCGGAGGCGTTCAGCGGCGGGCGCGGCGTGGACGGCGTGCTCATCGCCGCGTCGGCCAAGACGGACGAGATCATGCACCAGGCGGCGCAGATGTGCCGCAAGCGCGGGCGGATCGTACTGGTCGGCGTCGTGGGGCTGAACCTGCGGCGGAGCGATTTCTACGAGCGTGAGATCAGCTTTCAGGTGTCGTGTTCGTACGGGCCGGGCCGCTACGACCCGCTCTACGAGGGGCAGAACCGCGACTATCCGCTGCCGTATGTACGCTGGACGGTGGCCCGCAACCTGGAGGCGATTCTGGGCGGAATGTCGAACGGCTGGCTGAACGTCGAGCCGATGATCACGCGCAAGCTGCCGCTGGCGGATGCGGGTGGAGCGTATGACTCGATTCTGAAGGATTCGAGCGTTCTGGGGGTTGTGCTGCGGTATCCGGAGCAGCCGCCGCCGCTGTCGCGATCGATCAAGCTGGCGGGGAAGAAGAGCACGGCGAGCGGCGGGCGAGCGCGGGTGGCGGTGGTGGGGGCGGGGAATTTCACGAAGATCATGCTGCTTCCGGCCATCCGGGCGTCGGGCGCGGCGCTGAAATCGGTGGCGAGCGCGGGCGGCGTGACGAGCCTGCACGCGGGGCGGAAATTCGAGGCGGAGGAGGCGAGCACCGACTATCGAGCGGTGTTCGAGTCGCCGGAGGTGGACGCCGTGTTCATCACGACGCGGCACGGGGCGCACGCGTCGATGGTGTGCGAGGCGCTGGCGGCGGGCAAGCACGTCTTCGTCGAAAAGCCGCTGGCGATCGATCCGGAAGGGCTGGACCGGGTGCGGGCGGCGTATGCCGCGCGGCCCGATCGGCAGCTCATGGTCGGGTTCAATCGTCGCTTTGCGCCGCACACGGTGAAAGCTCGAGAGCTGCTGGCAGGGCGATCGCAGCCGATTTCGATCTGCGCAATGGTGAACGCAGGGCACATCCCCGCCGAACACTGGACGCAGGACGCCGGCAACGGCGGCGGGCGGATCATCGGCGAGGGGTGCCATTTCATCGATCTGCTGTTGCACCTCGTCGGACATCCAATCACGAGCGTGCAGGCGGTGATGTTCGGCGAGCAGGGCGCGGCCACGCGCGACGACAAGATGTCGATCAACCTGACGTTTGCCGACGGCTCGATCGGCACGATTCACTACTGGGCCAACGGCGGCAAGGCGTTCGCCAAGGAGCGGATCGAGATTTTCAGCGAGGGGCGGGTGCTGGCGATCGACAACTGGCGGCGGATGCACGGATATGACTGGCCGGCGGTGCCGCGAATGAGCATTACGCAGGACAAGGGTCACAAGGCGGAGGTGGCGGCGTTCGTGGCGCGCGTGTCGCGCGGCGGAGCGGCGCTGATTCCGTTTGAAGAACTGGAGCTGGTGACGCGGGCGAGCTTCGCGGCGGTGCAGGCGGCCCGCGAGGGCGTGACCATCCGGCTGTAG
- the hcpA gene encoding Major exported protein → MPMPAHMTLEGENQGNIEGSCEMTGRENTILIEAFNHEVRIPRDPQSGLSTGKRVHNALSVVKVYDKSSPKLYQALCTGEHMKNVTIKWYRIDPTGQEEHYFTHTLEDAIIVSVRPWMPNCLDASTESYTHMEEVAFTYKKIRWTWEVDGIESEDSWIVPK, encoded by the coding sequence ATGCCAATGCCGGCACACATGACGCTGGAAGGCGAAAATCAGGGGAACATCGAAGGATCGTGCGAGATGACGGGTCGTGAAAACACGATCCTGATCGAGGCGTTCAATCACGAGGTGCGTATCCCGCGTGACCCGCAGAGCGGCCTTTCGACCGGCAAGCGCGTTCACAACGCCCTGTCGGTGGTGAAGGTCTACGACAAGAGCTCGCCCAAGCTGTATCAGGCGCTCTGCACCGGCGAGCACATGAAGAACGTCACGATCAAGTGGTACCGCATCGACCCCACCGGCCAGGAAGAGCATTACTTCACGCATACGCTGGAAGATGCCATCATCGTCAGCGTCCGCCCGTGGATGCCGAACTGCCTGGACGCCTCGACTGAGTCCTACACCCACATGGAAGAGGTGGCCTTCACCTACAAGAAGATCCGCTGGACCTGGGAAGTGGACGGCATCGAGTCCGAGGACAGCTGGATCGTCCCGAAGTAG
- the rsmH_1 gene encoding Ribosomal RNA small subunit methyltransferase H, with protein MTPARPDGDAPRPPRRRRYSGTHPRAFDERYKERDPQRYPDIQQHIRDQGRTPAGTHTPVLLAEVLACLAPQPGEVVVDCTLGYGGHGRALIERLSPGGVFVGLDVDAAQLACAPQRLGAAAEGHSPPSVKIGLLRSNFAGLAQALRACEIVAADAILADLGLSSMQIDDPGRGFSYKHDGPLDMRMDQRRPRTAADLLQALPQQELADAFRELADEPDADAIAAQIVAARRVRPLTRTLDLVDAVFAAKGMSRHAWKRAGSTDRELHPAGLTFQALRILVNDELAALAALLRAAPYCLKPGGRIAIISFHSGEDRLVKRAFRDGLDAGTFAVISEEVIRPGPVEQRENPRSASAKLRWARTPA; from the coding sequence ATGACCCCCGCGCGGCCCGACGGCGACGCTCCCCGCCCGCCGCGGCGAAGGCGCTATTCCGGAACTCACCCGCGGGCGTTTGACGAGCGCTACAAAGAGCGAGATCCGCAGCGCTACCCGGACATCCAGCAGCACATCCGCGACCAGGGCCGCACGCCCGCGGGGACGCATACGCCGGTGCTGCTTGCTGAAGTGCTCGCGTGTCTGGCGCCGCAGCCGGGCGAGGTGGTCGTCGATTGCACGCTGGGTTACGGCGGACACGGGCGCGCACTCATAGAGCGCCTCTCGCCCGGCGGAGTCTTTGTCGGGCTGGACGTCGATGCCGCGCAGCTCGCCTGCGCGCCGCAGCGTCTGGGCGCCGCCGCGGAAGGGCATTCACCGCCGTCGGTGAAGATCGGCCTGCTTCGGTCGAACTTCGCCGGCCTTGCGCAGGCGCTGCGGGCTTGCGAAATCGTCGCCGCTGACGCGATTCTGGCCGACCTGGGCCTGTCGAGCATGCAGATCGACGATCCCGGCCGCGGCTTTTCCTACAAGCACGACGGTCCGCTTGATATGCGAATGGACCAGCGCCGCCCGCGTACGGCCGCCGACCTGCTGCAGGCGCTGCCACAGCAGGAGCTGGCCGACGCATTTCGCGAATTGGCGGACGAACCCGATGCCGATGCCATCGCAGCTCAGATCGTCGCGGCCCGCCGCGTCAGGCCGCTGACGCGAACGCTCGACCTGGTCGACGCGGTTTTTGCGGCCAAGGGCATGTCCCGTCACGCCTGGAAACGGGCTGGCTCCACGGATCGCGAGCTGCACCCGGCGGGGCTGACGTTTCAGGCGCTGCGGATACTGGTTAACGACGAACTCGCCGCGTTGGCCGCGCTGCTCCGGGCGGCGCCCTACTGCCTCAAGCCCGGCGGGCGGATCGCGATCATCAGCTTCCACAGCGGCGAGGATCGCCTTGTGAAGCGTGCTTTTCGTGACGGGCTCGACGCCGGCACGTTTGCCGTGATTTCCGAAGAAGTCATCCGCCCCGGCCCCGTGGAGCAGCGGGAGAACCCTCGCTCCGCGTCCGCCAAGCTTCGCTGGGCTCGAACGCCGGCTTGA
- a CDS encoding STAS domain protein: protein MNPAETFSQPLSVTFEDVPGACVVRLVGTPGMENVNPHHEQLLDRIDDETPNVVADLSKLTFINSPVLAMLVHAHKKTHEHNGRVVIVRPSAVIARVLRLMHVERLFSEYATVDAALAALAGR from the coding sequence ATGAATCCGGCCGAGACGTTTTCGCAGCCGCTGTCGGTCACGTTCGAGGACGTGCCCGGGGCGTGCGTCGTCCGGCTGGTCGGCACGCCGGGGATGGAGAACGTCAACCCGCACCACGAGCAATTGCTCGATCGGATTGACGATGAAACGCCCAACGTCGTCGCCGATCTGTCGAAGCTGACCTTCATCAACTCGCCCGTGCTCGCGATGCTGGTGCACGCTCACAAGAAAACACACGAGCACAACGGCCGCGTCGTGATCGTTCGCCCTTCGGCGGTGATCGCCCGCGTGCTGCGGCTGATGCACGTGGAGCGGCTCTTTTCCGAATACGCCACGGTCGACGCCGCGCTGGCCGCCCTCGCCGGCCGATGA
- the rsbW gene encoding Serine-protein kinase RsbW translates to MTPAGREHETSPSAPPDFGAAGLALTDVVIPNDLRSAKTVADRIVAELARLKYDDDCAFAVKLSLEEALTNAIKHGNRNDPAKRVFLRFRVDPQRAIIMVRDEGPGFSPQDVPDPTADENLERPNGRGIMLMQCYMSKVWYNSTGNEVWMLKNAGETLP, encoded by the coding sequence ATGACCCCCGCCGGCCGCGAGCACGAGACTTCGCCTAGCGCCCCGCCGGACTTCGGCGCGGCGGGGCTCGCCCTTACGGACGTCGTCATCCCGAACGACCTGCGCAGCGCCAAGACGGTGGCCGACCGCATCGTGGCGGAGCTCGCGCGGCTCAAGTATGACGACGACTGCGCTTTCGCCGTAAAGCTCTCGCTCGAAGAAGCGCTCACCAACGCGATCAAGCACGGCAATCGCAACGATCCGGCCAAGCGCGTCTTTCTGCGTTTTCGCGTCGATCCGCAACGGGCGATCATCATGGTGCGCGACGAGGGGCCGGGTTTCAGTCCGCAGGACGTGCCCGACCCGACCGCCGACGAAAACCTCGAACGCCCGAACGGCCGCGGCATCATGCTGATGCAGTGCTACATGTCCAAGGTCTGGTACAACAGCACCGGCAACGAAGTCTGGATGCTGAAAAACGCAGGCGAAACGCTGCCATGA
- the rsbV_1 gene encoding Anti-sigma-B factor antagonist gives MEKPSSHLKVKRQESVSVVEFADRKILEELSIQEIGEELNRLVEAEPRIKLLLNFKNVDHLSSAALGMLITLNNKVKDQSGTLKLSDINRQIYEVFKITRLNKVFTIHDTADQAMAGF, from the coding sequence ATGGAAAAACCGTCGTCACATCTGAAGGTGAAGCGGCAGGAGAGCGTGTCGGTGGTTGAGTTCGCCGATCGCAAGATCCTCGAGGAACTCTCGATCCAGGAGATCGGCGAGGAGCTCAACCGGCTGGTCGAGGCCGAGCCGCGGATCAAGCTGCTGCTGAACTTCAAGAACGTGGACCACCTGTCCAGCGCCGCGCTGGGAATGCTGATCACGCTCAACAACAAGGTGAAGGACCAGAGCGGAACGCTCAAGCTCTCCGACATCAACCGCCAGATCTACGAGGTCTTCAAGATCACGCGGCTCAACAAGGTTTTCACCATCCACGACACCGCCGACCAGGCCATGGCCGGCTTCTAG
- a CDS encoding ABC transporter, phosphonate, periplasmic substrate-binding protein, giving the protein MPRPPASSPLVLAALLLCGSAGCRHGGLPLINLLGIDKPLVVALVTENVLEAINPFTPYEPLRAEMTRSMGRQVALDLCLPLQVETGLDNGMYHVAILSPAVYAQLPHRERYSILAVPVDERGRTGRSALLIAPLDGSVGTIADVRGKSVAFCRADCPRAHFAAIELLKRNGIEKSDLALEVFPLPGSLKHLPDSAAVIEHVRSGGSAAGFIDEDAAGDLAAAKLKEVARTTPVPDRLVVRSPKLDDATAGRVSEFLLQVGQKHAAALSELHLKGYAAPPPELTTECMKLAAPGGQAPEPK; this is encoded by the coding sequence ATGCCCCGTCCGCCCGCCTCGTCCCCGCTCGTGCTCGCGGCGCTCCTGCTTTGCGGTTCCGCCGGCTGCCGGCACGGCGGACTCCCGCTGATCAATCTGCTGGGCATCGATAAACCGCTAGTGGTAGCGCTCGTCACCGAGAACGTCCTGGAAGCGATCAACCCCTTCACGCCCTATGAGCCGCTGCGGGCGGAGATGACCCGCTCGATGGGCCGGCAGGTGGCGCTTGACTTGTGCCTGCCGCTGCAGGTCGAGACCGGCCTGGACAATGGCATGTATCACGTCGCGATCCTCTCGCCGGCGGTCTATGCCCAGCTTCCGCATCGTGAGCGGTACTCCATTCTTGCCGTTCCCGTGGACGAGCGCGGCCGGACCGGGCGATCGGCGCTGCTGATCGCTCCTTTGGACGGATCGGTCGGGACGATCGCGGACGTGCGCGGAAAGAGCGTCGCCTTCTGCCGCGCGGACTGCCCGCGTGCACACTTTGCCGCCATCGAATTGCTTAAGCGCAACGGAATCGAGAAATCCGACCTGGCGCTGGAGGTATTTCCGCTGCCCGGCTCGCTCAAGCACCTCCCCGATTCAGCCGCCGTGATCGAGCACGTCCGCAGCGGCGGCTCGGCGGCCGGCTTCATCGACGAGGACGCCGCCGGCGATCTGGCCGCGGCGAAACTGAAAGAGGTCGCCCGCACTACGCCGGTGCCCGACCGGCTCGTCGTCCGTTCGCCGAAGCTGGACGACGCAACGGCGGGCCGCGTGAGCGAGTTCCTGCTGCAAGTCGGCCAGAAGCACGCAGCAGCTCTGAGCGAGCTGCACCTGAAAGGCTACGCGGCCCCGCCGCCGGAGCTGACGACCGAGTGCATGAAGCTGGCGGCGCCCGGCGGGCAGGCGCCGGAGCCGAAATAG